A stretch of the Lactuca sativa cultivar Salinas chromosome 9, Lsat_Salinas_v11, whole genome shotgun sequence genome encodes the following:
- the LOC111918052 gene encoding uncharacterized protein LOC111918052, translating to MAKPPKFAKYVMTNRKELEKASTILLNELCSAAVINGLPIKMGDPGQLTLPCEFGNSTSINALVDLGEIINLMSYSFYKKPGLPTLQGTKMTLRMVDHTITNPRGIIDDFFVKVGKFVFLVDFMVLDMKEDEDLPIISGRPFLSTAIALVEIDDSKLTLGVRNDSKKDLDELVEIKKMMEEELKVCEKPYVSNVKR from the exons ATGGCTAAACCTCCAAAGTTTGCAAAATATGTTATGACTAATAGGAAGGagttggaaaaagcatcaaccatATTGCTTAATGAGTTATGTTCAGCTGCGGTCATCAATGGGTTACCAATCAAAATGGGAGATCCGGGCCAACTTACTTTGCCTTGTGAATTTGGCAATTCTACTTCTATAAATGCTTTAGTCGATTTGGGGGAAATAATTAATCTCATGTCATATTCTTTCTATAAGAAGCCCGGTCTACCAACGCTCCAAGGCACAAAGATGACACTTAGAATGGTGGATCACACAATCACTAACCCACGTGGAATCATTGATGACTTTTTTGTAAAGGTGGGAAAGTTTGTTTTTCTGGTTGACTTTATGGTTCTCGACATgaaagaagatgaagaccttCCCATTATTTCTGGAAGACCATTTTTGAGTACCGCTATAGCTCTAGTTGAAATTGATGACTCAAAGCTCACACTTGGTGTACGAAATGACTCCAAAA aagaCCTTGATGAGCTAGTTGAAATCAAAAAGATGATGGAAGAAGAGTTGAAGGTTTGTGAGAAGCCTTATGTTTCAAATGTGAAACGTTGA